A DNA window from Minwuia thermotolerans contains the following coding sequences:
- a CDS encoding phosphotransferase family protein — protein MEQENDLGPRLARAFDRRFGVGHAVERLERLSAGASRESYIFEVLAPKGGRQSLILKRDPPGAVHDEDDPDNRFGADRPAEAAIVAAAHAAGAHAPAMIFCADDDDGLGAAFVMEALEGETLPQKILRDPALAGARARLPAEMGAALARLHAVPRRELPRLRTFRLDDHLAAFRAILDGYGQPQPGFEYGLRWLEKHRPPDEPPVFAHGDFRMGNIIVDTQGLAGILDWEVGHLGDRHVDLAWPSVRAWRFGRDDRPFAGVGPRETFFEAYEAAGGAPIDPEIVRYWEVLGTLRWGVMCMTIGQRFTSGREASVEKAVIGRRVAETELDFLDLIDAL, from the coding sequence ATGGAACAGGAAAACGACCTCGGCCCCCGCCTCGCCAGGGCCTTTGACAGACGGTTCGGCGTTGGCCACGCGGTCGAGCGTCTGGAACGCCTGTCGGCCGGCGCGTCCCGCGAATCCTATATCTTCGAGGTTCTCGCCCCCAAAGGCGGGCGGCAGTCCCTGATTCTCAAACGCGATCCTCCTGGCGCGGTCCACGACGAGGACGACCCCGACAACCGCTTCGGAGCCGACCGGCCGGCGGAGGCTGCGATCGTCGCCGCCGCCCATGCGGCAGGCGCCCACGCCCCGGCGATGATCTTCTGCGCCGACGATGATGACGGCCTCGGCGCAGCCTTCGTCATGGAGGCGCTGGAGGGCGAGACCCTGCCCCAGAAGATCCTGCGCGATCCGGCGCTGGCCGGGGCGCGGGCGCGCCTGCCCGCGGAAATGGGCGCGGCGCTGGCGCGCCTGCACGCGGTGCCGAGGCGGGAATTGCCCCGGCTGCGCACGTTCCGCCTGGATGATCACCTGGCCGCCTTCCGGGCCATTCTGGACGGGTACGGCCAGCCGCAACCGGGCTTCGAATACGGTCTGCGCTGGCTGGAGAAGCATCGCCCACCCGACGAACCGCCGGTCTTCGCCCATGGCGACTTCCGGATGGGCAACATCATCGTCGATACGCAGGGCCTGGCCGGCATTCTCGACTGGGAGGTCGGCCACCTGGGCGACCGGCATGTCGACCTGGCCTGGCCGTCCGTTCGCGCCTGGCGATTCGGGCGCGACGACCGTCCCTTCGCCGGCGTCGGGCCACGCGAGACGTTTTTCGAGGCCTACGAGGCAGCCGGCGGCGCCCCGATAGATCCCGAAATCGTGCGCTACTGGGAAGTGCTCGGCACGCTGCGCTGGGGCGTCATGTGCATGACCATCGGCCAGCGGTTCACCTCCGGCCGCGAGGCCTCGGTCGAGAAGGCTGTCATCGGGCGGCGGGTCGCCGAGACCGAACTCGACTTCCTGGACCTGATCGACGCCCTGTGA
- a CDS encoding YdcH family protein — translation MTAKHEFQQLKKKHADLDEALRREEARPLPDEALITRLKKQKLMLKDEMAALESSAA, via the coding sequence GTGACAGCGAAGCATGAATTCCAGCAGTTGAAGAAGAAGCACGCGGACCTGGACGAGGCCCTGCGGCGCGAAGAAGCGCGTCCGTTGCCGGACGAGGCCCTGATTACCCGACTGAAGAAGCAGAAGCTCATGCTGAAGGACGAGATGGCCGCTCTGGAGTCCAGCGCCGCCTGA
- a CDS encoding argininosuccinate synthase yields MTKDKINKVVLAFSGGLDTSVILKWLQTTYECEVVTFTADLGQGEELEPARAKAELLGVKQIYIDDLREEFVRDYVFPMFRANAIYEGTYLLGTSIARPLIAKRQIEIAKEVGADAVAHGATGKGNDQVRFELGYYALKPDIHVISPWREWDLTSRTKLIEFAEQHQIPIPRDKRGEAPFSQDANLLHISSEGNILEDPWQEADLDLILTRIVKPEDAPDKPTEITIQFEKGDPVAIDGKKLSPAALLTELNRLGGENGIGILDIVENRFIGMKSRGVYETPGGTVLFHARRAMESITLERGAMHQKDELMPRYAELLYNGFWFAPEREMLQAAIDHASLRVNGEVRLKLYKGNVMITGRRSPNSLYDEAIVTFEDDAGAYDQRDAEGFIKLNALRLRLLGRQ; encoded by the coding sequence ATGACGAAAGACAAGATCAACAAGGTCGTGCTGGCCTTCTCCGGCGGCCTCGACACTTCGGTCATCCTGAAATGGCTCCAGACGACATATGAATGCGAGGTCGTCACCTTCACCGCCGATCTCGGTCAGGGCGAGGAACTGGAGCCGGCCCGCGCCAAGGCCGAGCTGCTGGGCGTGAAACAGATCTACATCGACGACCTGAGGGAAGAATTCGTGCGCGACTACGTCTTCCCGATGTTCCGCGCCAATGCGATCTACGAGGGCACCTACCTGCTGGGCACGTCCATCGCCCGGCCGCTGATCGCCAAGCGCCAGATCGAGATCGCCAAGGAAGTCGGCGCCGACGCCGTCGCCCACGGCGCAACCGGCAAGGGCAACGACCAGGTCCGCTTCGAGCTCGGCTACTACGCCCTGAAACCCGACATCCACGTGATCAGCCCCTGGCGCGAATGGGACCTGACCAGCCGCACGAAGCTGATCGAGTTCGCCGAACAGCACCAGATCCCGATCCCCCGCGACAAGCGCGGCGAGGCCCCGTTCAGCCAGGACGCGAACCTGCTGCACATCTCATCGGAAGGGAACATCCTGGAGGATCCGTGGCAGGAGGCCGACCTCGACCTGATCCTGACCCGGATCGTGAAGCCCGAGGACGCGCCCGACAAACCGACCGAGATCACCATCCAGTTCGAGAAGGGCGACCCGGTCGCCATCGACGGCAAGAAACTCTCGCCGGCGGCCTTGCTGACAGAGCTCAACCGCCTGGGCGGCGAGAACGGCATCGGCATTCTCGATATCGTCGAGAACCGCTTCATCGGCATGAAGTCCCGCGGCGTCTACGAGACGCCGGGCGGCACGGTGCTGTTCCACGCCCGCCGGGCGATGGAGTCCATCACGCTGGAGCGCGGCGCGATGCACCAGAAGGACGAGCTGATGCCGCGCTATGCGGAACTGCTCTACAACGGCTTCTGGTTCGCGCCCGAGCGCGAGATGCTGCAGGCGGCGATCGACCACGCGTCACTGCGCGTCAACGGCGAGGTCCGGCTGAAGCTCTACAAGGGCAATGTCATGATCACCGGACGGCGCTCGCCCAACAGCCTCTATGACGAGGCCATCGTCACTTTCGAGGACGACGCCGGCGCCTACGACCAGCGCGACGCGGAGGGCTTCATCAAGCTGAACGCGCTGCGCCTGCGTCTGCTGGGGCGGCAGTAG
- a CDS encoding DMT family transporter, translating into MSATATTDESNRPLVGIFFILLGMVAISANDMLVKYLSDGYPLHQIVFIRSGIGIAISLALVQFEGGWAILKTRRPGLHILRGLLIVVANLCFFMALAVMPLAEATAIFFVAPLFITLLSIPLLGEPVGPRRLIACVVGFAGVLVMLRPSAAGEGPGLLVSLLPVLAALCYALFQIMTRRLGGLSKASAMAVYLQGVFMAVSLAFFAVAGDGRFAEGVDNRSLVFLFRAWTWPTADDWLLFAALGIASGVIAYALSQAYRSASAATVAPFEYVALPLAGLWGFLIFGEIPDLRALAGIALILGAGLYVLARERARDRPRRDARPIRR; encoded by the coding sequence ATGAGCGCAACGGCAACGACGGACGAGAGCAACCGGCCGCTGGTCGGCATCTTCTTCATCCTGCTCGGCATGGTGGCGATTTCCGCCAACGACATGCTGGTGAAGTACCTCTCCGACGGCTATCCGCTGCACCAGATCGTCTTCATCCGCTCCGGCATCGGCATCGCCATCAGCCTCGCCCTGGTCCAGTTCGAGGGCGGCTGGGCGATCCTGAAGACCCGGCGGCCCGGCCTGCACATCCTGCGCGGCCTGCTGATCGTGGTCGCCAATCTCTGCTTCTTCATGGCGTTGGCGGTGATGCCGCTGGCCGAGGCGACGGCGATCTTCTTCGTCGCGCCTCTGTTCATCACCCTGCTGTCGATCCCGCTGCTGGGCGAACCTGTGGGCCCGCGCCGCCTGATCGCCTGCGTCGTCGGCTTTGCCGGCGTACTGGTCATGCTGCGCCCGTCCGCCGCCGGCGAGGGGCCGGGCCTGCTGGTGTCCCTCCTGCCGGTGCTGGCGGCGCTCTGCTACGCGCTGTTCCAGATCATGACCCGGCGCCTCGGCGGCCTCTCCAAGGCGTCCGCCATGGCGGTCTACCTGCAGGGGGTTTTCATGGCGGTCAGCCTGGCATTCTTCGCGGTCGCCGGCGACGGCCGCTTCGCCGAGGGCGTCGACAACCGCAGCCTGGTATTCCTGTTCCGCGCCTGGACCTGGCCGACGGCGGACGACTGGCTGCTGTTCGCGGCATTGGGCATCGCCTCGGGCGTCATCGCCTACGCGCTTTCCCAGGCCTACCGCTCGGCCAGCGCCGCCACCGTGGCGCCGTTCGAATATGTCGCCCTGCCGCTCGCCGGCCTGTGGGGCTTCCTGATCTTCGGCGAGATTCCGGACCTGAGGGCGCTGGCGGGTATCGCGCTGATCCTGGGCGCGGGCCTCTACGTCCTTGCCCGCGAGCGCGCGCGCGACCGTCCCCGCCGCGATGCGCGGCCCATCCGGCGCTAG
- a CDS encoding extensin family protein — MERIRTIMAGMALLAGLTVSVLAQDTGDGNGEPPPLPPPRPAETPSSPPPDATDRTEAAEAEITRAPGPEPPPTPAPERLAESDVEFAACRAALDVYGAAYEIADRIENADAGCGVVRPLRVTEIVPGVVLRPAARMRCETARALAEWVSGFVVPAATHLPDRRRLTGLDHGSVYVCRRRNNSGSGRLSEHAFGNAVDVMGFRFAGGDGLTVEPREGEGDAEEAFQQAVRAAACLSFTTVIGPGTDAAHADHLHLDVKVRRRGYRLCQ; from the coding sequence ATGGAACGTATCCGCACGATCATGGCGGGCATGGCGCTGCTGGCGGGGCTGACGGTGTCCGTCCTGGCGCAGGACACGGGCGATGGGAACGGCGAGCCGCCCCCGTTGCCGCCGCCCAGACCGGCGGAAACGCCATCCTCGCCGCCACCCGATGCCACAGACAGGACCGAGGCCGCCGAAGCGGAAATCACGCGTGCGCCGGGACCCGAACCGCCGCCGACCCCGGCGCCGGAGCGCCTTGCCGAATCCGACGTCGAGTTCGCGGCCTGTCGGGCGGCGCTGGATGTATATGGCGCGGCCTACGAGATCGCCGACCGGATCGAAAACGCGGACGCCGGCTGCGGCGTCGTCCGGCCGCTCCGTGTGACGGAGATCGTTCCCGGCGTCGTGCTGCGTCCCGCCGCCCGCATGCGTTGCGAGACGGCGCGCGCCCTGGCGGAGTGGGTATCGGGCTTCGTCGTCCCGGCCGCCACGCATCTTCCGGACCGGAGGCGGCTGACCGGTCTGGATCACGGCTCGGTCTATGTCTGCCGCCGGCGCAACAATTCGGGCAGCGGGCGGCTTTCCGAACATGCGTTCGGCAACGCGGTCGACGTCATGGGGTTCCGCTTCGCCGGCGGCGACGGATTGACGGTCGAGCCGCGCGAGGGGGAGGGCGACGCGGAAGAGGCGTTCCAGCAGGCCGTTCGTGCCGCCGCCTGCCTGAGCTTCACGACCGTGATCGGACCCGGCACCGATGCGGCGCACGCCGACCACCTGCATCTGGACGTGAAGGTGCGCAGGCGCGGCTACCGCCTCTGCCAGTAG
- a CDS encoding enoyl-CoA hydratase/isomerase family protein — MADLETTIENGIARVVMNRPDARNALSMDMRAMMSETFHELEKDDSVRCVVLEGAGDHFMAGGDVKNMHEYLKTASGPEIENYFVNRIHNLHPIMFAMRRMPKPIVAKVRGAAAGAGVSVAAACDLIIAAESSFFTLAYVHIGTTPDGSASFHLPRAIGIKKTMEMTLLGDRFTSQQMADHGLVNFVVPDAELDDETDRLATRLANGPTFVYGQAKKLMYRSQQNEFESQLQMEGEMFASCASRQDYREGVAAFVEKRKAKFTGK, encoded by the coding sequence ATGGCGGATCTGGAAACCACCATCGAGAACGGCATCGCGCGGGTGGTGATGAACCGGCCCGACGCGCGCAACGCGCTGTCGATGGACATGCGGGCGATGATGTCGGAGACATTCCACGAACTGGAAAAGGACGACAGCGTGCGCTGCGTCGTGCTGGAGGGCGCGGGCGACCACTTCATGGCCGGCGGCGACGTCAAGAACATGCACGAATATCTCAAGACCGCTTCCGGTCCGGAGATCGAGAACTACTTCGTCAACCGCATCCACAACCTGCATCCGATCATGTTCGCCATGCGCCGGATGCCGAAGCCGATCGTCGCCAAGGTGCGCGGCGCGGCCGCCGGCGCCGGCGTCTCGGTCGCCGCGGCCTGCGACCTGATCATCGCCGCCGAAAGCAGCTTCTTCACGCTGGCCTATGTCCACATCGGCACGACGCCGGACGGCTCCGCCAGCTTCCACCTGCCGCGCGCCATCGGCATCAAGAAAACCATGGAGATGACGCTGCTGGGCGACCGCTTCACGTCGCAGCAGATGGCCGATCACGGGCTGGTCAACTTCGTCGTGCCCGACGCGGAGCTGGACGACGAGACCGACCGTCTGGCCACGCGCCTCGCCAATGGCCCGACCTTCGTCTACGGCCAGGCCAAGAAGCTGATGTACCGCAGTCAGCAGAACGAGTTCGAAAGCCAGCTGCAGATGGAGGGCGAGATGTTCGCCTCCTGCGCCAGCCGCCAGGACTACCGGGAGGGCGTCGCCGCCTTCGTCGAGAAGCGCAAGGCGAAGTTCACCGGCAAGTAG
- a CDS encoding lipopolysaccharide biosynthesis protein: MVLTRLLSPADFGFYTVFAQIVAVGAMLQSFGMQTGVTKLAGIAGGAGAWDRARAILKATALIFAAVGIALTAVLLGLWPAMEASLFKRELGWLMAGLIAVVILTRAAEEIGSAFLRGVGRVRSGALLLSAPREGLVFLAALALLAGGQAAGVWAVVEIYAAASALIALLTMALCLRFVARHSGGPPADEAFGARHLAMLSAPMLLHSSGALVLKATDVWILSLYRDATEVALYGAAIRVTNLVIFGLSVINMALPQLLAALHAEGRIRDFERMARIAATWSTVVSVPVFVLIVLFAEPMLDLLFGAPYGEAATVLIILAAGHVVSAVVGSPGMMLQMAGHQNLMSALTLGALAVNVIANILVVEQHGATGVAVVTALTITARMALHTYFAWRLTGALSLPDPKTLTFGALRSILRRR; encoded by the coding sequence ATGGTGCTCACCCGGCTGCTGAGTCCGGCGGATTTCGGCTTCTACACGGTGTTCGCACAGATCGTCGCCGTCGGCGCCATGCTCCAGAGCTTCGGCATGCAGACCGGCGTCACCAAGCTCGCCGGGATCGCCGGTGGGGCGGGGGCGTGGGACCGGGCGCGGGCGATCCTGAAGGCGACGGCGCTGATTTTCGCGGCCGTCGGCATCGCGCTGACCGCGGTGCTGCTCGGTCTCTGGCCAGCGATGGAGGCGTCGCTGTTCAAGCGCGAACTGGGCTGGCTGATGGCCGGCCTCATCGCCGTGGTGATCCTGACCCGTGCGGCCGAGGAGATCGGCTCAGCCTTCCTGCGCGGTGTCGGACGGGTGCGGTCGGGCGCCCTGCTGCTGTCGGCGCCGCGCGAGGGGCTGGTGTTTCTCGCGGCCCTCGCCTTGCTGGCCGGCGGCCAGGCCGCCGGCGTCTGGGCGGTGGTCGAGATCTACGCCGCCGCGTCGGCCCTGATCGCGCTGCTGACCATGGCGCTGTGCCTGCGTTTCGTGGCGCGGCACAGCGGCGGCCCGCCGGCGGACGAGGCATTCGGCGCGCGGCATCTCGCCATGCTGTCCGCGCCCATGCTGCTGCACTCCTCCGGCGCGCTGGTGCTGAAGGCGACCGACGTCTGGATCCTCAGCCTCTACCGCGACGCCACGGAAGTCGCGCTCTATGGCGCCGCGATCCGGGTCACCAACCTGGTGATCTTCGGCCTGTCGGTCATCAACATGGCCCTGCCGCAGCTTCTCGCCGCGCTGCATGCGGAGGGGCGTATCCGCGATTTCGAGCGCATGGCGCGGATCGCGGCCACCTGGTCGACGGTCGTCTCGGTGCCGGTCTTCGTGCTGATCGTGCTGTTCGCCGAACCCATGCTCGATCTGCTGTTCGGCGCCCCCTACGGCGAGGCGGCGACGGTTCTCATCATCCTCGCGGCCGGCCATGTGGTCAGCGCAGTGGTCGGCAGTCCCGGCATGATGCTGCAGATGGCCGGGCACCAGAACCTGATGTCGGCGCTGACGCTGGGCGCGCTGGCCGTGAACGTGATCGCCAATATCCTGGTCGTGGAGCAGCACGGCGCGACCGGCGTCGCCGTGGTCACGGCGCTGACCATCACCGCGCGCATGGCCCTGCATACCTATTTTGCCTGGCGGCTGACCGGCGCGCTATCGCTGCCCGACCCGAAGACGCTGACCTTCGGCGCGTTGCGGTCTATCCTGCGCCGGCGATGA
- a CDS encoding FYDLN acid domain-containing protein, whose product MAKPEWGTKHSCSNCGTKFYDFNKTPLVCPSCGTENQPVVVFKQRRPTQEEKVKKPAPKKVEKEVDDDDDDGTLLEDDDEDEALIEDDDDEDDEDDTASSDVDSEDNNEPMDLDEEKEVILDPLDSDSDSDDDEEDDTAVTDDEDDEER is encoded by the coding sequence ATGGCGAAACCCGAATGGGGCACCAAGCATAGCTGCAGCAATTGCGGCACGAAATTCTACGACTTCAACAAGACGCCACTGGTCTGCCCGAGCTGCGGCACGGAGAATCAGCCCGTCGTCGTGTTCAAGCAGCGCCGTCCGACGCAGGAGGAGAAGGTCAAGAAGCCGGCTCCGAAGAAGGTCGAGAAGGAAGTCGACGACGACGATGATGACGGCACGCTTCTGGAGGATGACGACGAGGACGAGGCCCTCATCGAGGACGACGACGACGAAGATGACGAGGACGACACCGCGTCCTCCGACGTCGACAGCGAGGATAACAACGAGCCGATGGACCTCGACGAGGAGAAGGAGGTCATCCTCGATCCGCTGGATTCGGATTCGGATTCCGACGACGACGAGGAAGACGATACCGCCGTCACCGACGATGAGGACGACGAGGAACGGTAA
- a CDS encoding ABC transporter permease, whose protein sequence is MTIDPENWEVLLAAVFLVINAGLSLALNLGFVRQMTVAALRMVVQMALIGLVLKVILTTKSPGLTALVATVMLAVAGYEVMARQERRLKGVWGYGLGAATMLLGASVVMLFALNVTIRPDPWYDPRYAIPLFGMMLGNAMTGIAIGLNALANDLASRRAAVEAHLLTGATRWQALAPSMRRAARAGLIPIINAMAATGVVSLPGMMTGQILAGADPEQAVRYQILVMFLIAGATGIGLVVALWGAAWRLSDRRHRIRLDRLTG, encoded by the coding sequence ATGACCATCGACCCGGAGAACTGGGAGGTCTTGCTCGCCGCGGTGTTCCTGGTGATCAACGCGGGACTGTCGCTGGCGCTGAATCTCGGCTTCGTGCGGCAGATGACGGTCGCGGCGCTGCGCATGGTGGTGCAGATGGCGCTGATCGGCCTGGTGCTGAAGGTGATCCTGACCACGAAGTCGCCGGGCCTGACGGCGCTGGTCGCGACGGTGATGCTGGCGGTTGCCGGCTACGAGGTCATGGCGCGGCAGGAACGGCGGCTGAAGGGGGTCTGGGGCTATGGTCTGGGCGCGGCGACCATGCTGCTTGGCGCGTCCGTGGTGATGCTGTTCGCGCTCAACGTCACCATCCGCCCCGATCCCTGGTACGACCCGCGCTACGCCATTCCGCTGTTCGGCATGATGCTGGGCAACGCCATGACGGGCATCGCCATCGGCCTGAATGCGCTCGCCAACGACCTGGCCAGCCGCCGCGCGGCGGTAGAGGCCCACCTGTTGACCGGCGCCACGCGCTGGCAGGCGCTGGCCCCGTCCATGCGCCGCGCGGCGCGGGCCGGCCTGATCCCGATCATCAACGCCATGGCCGCGACGGGCGTGGTCTCCCTGCCGGGCATGATGACCGGACAGATCCTGGCCGGCGCCGACCCTGAGCAGGCCGTGCGCTACCAGATCCTGGTCATGTTCCTGATCGCCGGCGCGACCGGCATCGGACTAGTCGTGGCCCTGTGGGGTGCGGCCTGGCGGCTTTCCGACCGCCGCCACCGCATCCGTCTGGACCGGCTGACCGGGTGA
- a CDS encoding sulfotransferase codes for MTVPLEQRQIVFLMYENRSGSTFLASRLDKHEEVAVTIETEAFADLLETGPAIRSAADVDRVVETFFGDEKFGQWGVGREELRARLAGLAMPAPFEAIVRAVLDLHFAGAAAPCYLVKGTRLTHHISRLRREIPSAKFLHIIRDPRGVFGSQKQSVGSYTARAMNEDPLDAGRRWAANARRVDRVAGPDLMEVRYEDLITAYDATMAAVRRFVSRADLPPLGNAAGPQGDAYLARIPEDQRHLHGNLAEKPKADRIEAWRQELTDVEIALTQQGAGEMLAKKGYEPDMTAGRRAGRVNLLAQRFRLAGRTAWRRIANTWRYAATGRLLWRIRVVLYRWRAGW; via the coding sequence ATGACCGTCCCCCTCGAACAGCGCCAGATCGTCTTCCTGATGTACGAGAACAGGTCGGGCTCGACCTTTCTCGCCAGCCGCCTCGACAAGCATGAGGAAGTCGCGGTTACCATCGAGACGGAGGCCTTCGCGGATCTGCTGGAAACAGGTCCGGCGATCCGTTCGGCGGCGGACGTCGACCGGGTGGTGGAGACGTTCTTCGGCGACGAGAAGTTCGGCCAATGGGGCGTCGGGCGCGAGGAACTGCGCGCGCGGCTGGCGGGACTCGCCATGCCGGCGCCTTTCGAGGCGATCGTCCGCGCCGTTCTGGACCTGCATTTCGCCGGCGCGGCGGCGCCCTGCTACCTGGTGAAGGGGACGCGTCTGACCCACCACATCTCCCGTCTCAGACGGGAGATACCGTCGGCGAAATTCCTCCATATCATCCGAGATCCCCGCGGCGTCTTCGGCAGCCAGAAACAGTCCGTCGGCTCCTACACCGCGCGGGCGATGAACGAGGACCCGCTGGACGCCGGACGGCGCTGGGCGGCCAATGCGCGGCGCGTGGACCGGGTGGCGGGCCCGGACCTGATGGAGGTCCGCTACGAAGACCTGATCACCGCCTATGACGCTACCATGGCGGCGGTTCGCCGCTTTGTCAGCCGTGCGGACCTGCCGCCGCTGGGTAACGCCGCCGGACCGCAAGGCGACGCCTATCTGGCGCGCATTCCCGAGGATCAGCGTCATCTGCACGGGAACCTCGCCGAGAAGCCGAAGGCCGACCGCATCGAGGCCTGGCGGCAGGAACTCACCGACGTGGAGATCGCGCTGACCCAGCAGGGCGCCGGCGAGATGCTTGCGAAGAAGGGATACGAACCCGACATGACGGCCGGACGCCGCGCCGGCCGCGTGAATCTTCTGGCGCAGCGTTTCCGCCTTGCCGGACGCACGGCCTGGCGGCGGATCGCAAACACCTGGCGCTATGCGGCGACGGGCAGGTTGCTCTGGCGCATACGGGTGGTCCTGTATCGCTGGCGCGCGGGCTGGTGA
- a CDS encoding ABC transporter ATP-binding protein has translation MSRLEVRGLGSAVIRDVSLRLGPGEGLAVTGPSGSGKTSLFRAIADLDPNEGEVLLSGEARSRMPAPEWRRRVAYVPAEPAWWLETAGEHLPEGGAAMAKRLGLAPALLGKPVASLSTGERQRLALAAAFARAPQVLLLDEPTSALDEANRGDVEDAILEMLAGGAALLIASHDPAQVGRLGLAVLRMQDGRVAEAE, from the coding sequence GTGTCCCGACTCGAGGTCCGCGGGCTGGGTTCGGCCGTCATCCGCGACGTCTCGCTCCGTCTCGGGCCCGGTGAGGGGCTGGCCGTCACCGGCCCTTCGGGCAGCGGCAAGACCAGCCTGTTCCGCGCCATCGCCGACCTCGATCCGAACGAGGGCGAGGTGCTGCTTTCCGGCGAGGCGCGCAGCCGCATGCCGGCCCCGGAGTGGCGCCGGCGCGTCGCCTATGTGCCGGCCGAGCCGGCCTGGTGGCTGGAGACCGCAGGGGAGCACCTGCCCGAAGGCGGCGCGGCGATGGCGAAGCGGCTCGGGCTTGCGCCGGCGCTTCTGGGAAAGCCGGTTGCGTCGCTTTCCACCGGCGAGCGCCAGCGTCTCGCCCTGGCCGCGGCCTTCGCCCGCGCGCCGCAGGTTCTGCTTCTGGACGAACCGACCTCGGCGCTGGACGAGGCCAATCGCGGCGATGTGGAGGACGCGATCCTGGAGATGCTGGCCGGCGGCGCGGCGCTGCTCATCGCCAGCCATGACCCCGCGCAGGTGGGACGGCTGGGACTGGCCGTCCTGCGCATGCAGGACGGCCGGGTGGCGGAGGCAGAATGA
- a CDS encoding TIGR02444 family protein encodes MAVFSAGVFPPNELWDYTTRVYARGRAKDACLTLQERVGLDVNVVLYCCWVASSGRGAFRKDELEGALDAVAEWRVHVVETLRELRRQLKGGIGEAPRPLSDDLRRVVVECELHSEHVEILILHRSMARPGTGTFDRYQQIEDSIANLLRYLTVMEVEPEDAGFEELVEVLAAAFPEENPQRIASMCQGMAFRLTAGDEGVLGR; translated from the coding sequence ATGGCGGTGTTCTCCGCAGGCGTCTTTCCTCCGAATGAATTGTGGGACTACACGACCCGCGTCTATGCGCGCGGGCGCGCCAAGGACGCCTGTCTGACCCTGCAGGAGCGCGTCGGGCTGGACGTCAACGTCGTTCTGTACTGCTGCTGGGTCGCATCGAGCGGCCGCGGCGCCTTCCGGAAGGACGAACTGGAAGGTGCGCTGGACGCCGTCGCCGAGTGGCGCGTTCATGTCGTCGAAACGCTGCGCGAACTGCGCCGGCAGCTGAAGGGCGGCATCGGCGAGGCGCCCCGGCCGCTTTCCGACGACCTGAGGCGCGTGGTCGTCGAGTGCGAACTCCATTCCGAACATGTCGAGATCCTGATCCTGCACAGGTCGATGGCGCGCCCCGGCACGGGAACCTTCGACCGCTACCAGCAGATTGAGGATTCGATCGCCAACCTGCTGCGCTACCTGACCGTTATGGAAGTGGAGCCGGAGGACGCGGGCTTCGAAGAACTGGTCGAGGTGCTGGCGGCGGCCTTCCCCGAGGAAAACCCCCAGCGGATCGCCTCGATGTGTCAGGGGATGGCCTTCCGGCTCACGGCGGGCGACGAGGGCGTACTCGGCCGCTGA